One Streptomyces sp. L2 genomic window carries:
- a CDS encoding glycosyltransferase, translating into MSVHSQAAAHDGAATPESPRHVVTAVLVAHDGARWLPDALAGLLAQERPVQHAVAADTGSADDSAQRLTEALGDGNVLHLARRTGFGQAVEEANRTAPLLTPEELPYLKRPSGWDPVTRSWRDDAYDMPELPYGEPIQWLWLLHDDCAPEPDALAQLLRVVDTELELGRDDVAVVGPKLRGWYDRRQLLEVGVSIANSGRRWTGLDRREQDQGQHDHVRSVLSVSTAGMLVRRDVFEQLGGFDRRLPLMRDDVDLCWRAHAAGHRVLIAPDAVVRHAEAASRERRTVDCVGRTAASPHKVDKAGAVYTLLVNARTAALPWTLFRIVVGTLLRTVAYLVGKVPGQAVDEIRGLLGTLLRPERVIAGRRSRGTPQIDKDELRQLFPPPGATIRATVEQAAGSLFGGSDTELAAAGRHGGAIESGPGGDDADFLEIEQFARLKRIARKPGPVLFLTLLLISLVACRALLGGGALAGGALLPAPAGAGDLWSRYLDAWHPVGAGGTPSAPPYLAVVAALASLLFGSTGLAVTVLLVCSVPLAGCTAYFASRPLVTSRLLRAWAAIAYAFLPATTGALADGRIGTAVLAVLLPLVARAGIAAAGLTRSSGGRGSWRATWAYALLLTITTAFTPIVWPLALLLGLGVLVLRRTDPVAHGLRFLAQLGTPLLILAPWSLTLLPFGFFEQAGLEYGSSAASATDLLGASPGGPGTVHGLMLIGIVLAALAALLRSERQRAVRTAWAVALSGLVFAVLSNHSTWAGPATLVYGIALLAAAALGADGARSRVAEQSFGWRQPVAALIAFASAAGPLLVAAGWMLGGADGPLERRDPSQVPAFVAEDSTTADRARTLILDSDSTARVRYSLVRGSGARMGDAELAAADGRNARLDKIVANLVAGSGADQAGQLGGFAVRYVLVHKGAPRDITRVLDATPGLSRLSQQRGGALWRVDQQVSRATIVPAGGSGTARSVAAGPVAIHTTIPAGANGRVLRLADSAAPGWTATLDGKPLPRTTVDGWAQGFELPANGGTLDISYDDPIGHTAWLWAQGALAVVLVVLALPGRRRDIDDDLPEEQPLPAQATEGEGRRARRLRAQAEETAVPEQPTEAPEGGPAPAEQEAPAAAVPQQQQYGDWDTSGYYDRYGTGQYPAAGQYENSGQYENTGRYENTGQYQDAGQYQPQGGYDQQAYQADPYQADPYQAGSYDPYAYGGTAGQPPYGPAAYQQGYDPEYDPAQHPHGTGQRPDGSQQ; encoded by the coding sequence ATGTCCGTGCACAGCCAAGCGGCCGCCCATGACGGAGCCGCCACCCCAGAGTCCCCGCGTCATGTGGTGACCGCGGTCCTCGTCGCGCACGACGGCGCCCGCTGGCTCCCCGACGCGCTCGCCGGGCTGCTCGCCCAGGAGCGCCCCGTCCAGCACGCGGTCGCGGCCGACACCGGCAGCGCGGACGACTCCGCCCAGCGGCTCACCGAAGCCCTCGGCGACGGCAACGTGCTGCACCTGGCCCGGCGCACCGGCTTCGGCCAGGCCGTCGAGGAGGCCAACCGCACGGCACCCCTCCTCACCCCGGAGGAACTGCCGTACCTCAAGCGCCCCAGCGGCTGGGACCCCGTCACCCGCTCCTGGCGCGACGACGCCTACGACATGCCCGAACTGCCGTACGGCGAACCCATCCAGTGGCTCTGGCTGCTGCACGACGACTGCGCCCCCGAACCCGACGCCCTCGCCCAGCTGCTCCGGGTCGTCGACACCGAACTCGAACTCGGCCGCGACGACGTGGCCGTCGTCGGCCCCAAACTGCGCGGCTGGTACGACCGGCGGCAGCTGCTGGAGGTCGGCGTCTCCATCGCCAACTCCGGCCGCCGCTGGACCGGCCTGGACCGCCGCGAACAGGACCAGGGCCAGCACGACCACGTCCGCAGCGTGCTGTCCGTCTCCACCGCCGGCATGCTCGTCCGCCGCGACGTCTTCGAACAACTCGGCGGCTTCGACCGCCGGCTGCCCCTCATGCGCGACGACGTCGACCTGTGCTGGCGCGCCCACGCGGCCGGCCATCGCGTCCTCATCGCCCCCGACGCCGTCGTCCGGCACGCCGAGGCCGCCTCCCGCGAGCGCCGCACCGTCGACTGCGTCGGCCGCACGGCGGCCTCCCCGCACAAGGTCGACAAGGCCGGCGCCGTCTACACCCTCCTCGTCAACGCCCGTACGGCCGCCCTGCCCTGGACGCTGTTCCGGATCGTCGTCGGCACCCTCCTGCGGACCGTCGCCTACCTCGTCGGCAAGGTCCCCGGACAGGCCGTCGACGAGATCCGCGGCCTGCTCGGCACCCTGCTGCGGCCCGAACGCGTCATCGCCGGACGGCGCAGCCGCGGCACCCCCCAGATCGACAAGGACGAACTGCGGCAGCTGTTCCCGCCGCCCGGCGCGACCATCCGCGCCACCGTCGAACAGGCCGCCGGCAGCCTCTTCGGCGGCTCCGACACCGAACTGGCCGCGGCCGGCCGGCACGGCGGCGCCATCGAGTCCGGGCCCGGCGGCGACGACGCCGACTTCCTGGAGATCGAACAGTTCGCCCGGCTCAAGCGGATCGCCCGCAAACCCGGCCCCGTGCTGTTCCTCACCCTGCTGCTCATCTCGCTCGTCGCCTGCCGCGCCCTGCTCGGCGGCGGCGCGCTCGCGGGCGGCGCCCTGCTGCCCGCCCCGGCCGGCGCCGGCGACCTGTGGTCCCGCTACCTGGACGCCTGGCACCCCGTCGGCGCCGGCGGCACCCCCTCCGCGCCCCCGTACCTGGCCGTCGTGGCCGCCCTCGCCTCGCTGCTGTTCGGCTCCACGGGACTCGCGGTCACGGTCCTGCTGGTCTGCTCGGTGCCCCTGGCCGGCTGCACCGCCTACTTCGCCTCCCGGCCGCTCGTCACCTCCCGGCTGCTGCGCGCGTGGGCGGCCATCGCCTACGCCTTCCTGCCCGCCACCACCGGCGCCCTCGCCGACGGCCGCATCGGCACCGCCGTCCTCGCCGTCCTGCTGCCGCTCGTCGCCCGCGCGGGCATCGCCGCCGCCGGACTCACCCGCTCCTCCGGAGGCCGCGGCAGCTGGCGCGCCACCTGGGCGTACGCGCTGCTGCTGACCATCACCACCGCGTTCACCCCGATCGTCTGGCCCCTCGCGCTGCTCCTCGGCCTCGGCGTCCTCGTGCTGCGCCGCACCGACCCCGTCGCCCACGGCCTGCGGTTCCTCGCCCAGCTCGGCACCCCGCTGCTGATCCTCGCGCCCTGGTCGCTGACCCTGCTGCCGTTCGGCTTCTTCGAGCAGGCCGGCCTGGAGTACGGCTCCTCGGCCGCCTCCGCCACCGACCTGCTCGGCGCCAGCCCCGGCGGCCCGGGCACCGTCCACGGCCTGATGCTCATCGGCATCGTCCTCGCCGCCCTGGCCGCACTCCTGCGCTCCGAACGGCAGCGGGCCGTGCGGACCGCCTGGGCCGTCGCCCTGAGCGGCCTGGTCTTCGCCGTCCTGTCCAACCACTCCACGTGGGCCGGACCCGCCACCCTCGTCTACGGCATCGCCCTGCTGGCCGCCGCCGCGCTCGGCGCCGACGGGGCCCGCTCACGCGTCGCCGAGCAGAGCTTCGGCTGGCGGCAGCCGGTGGCCGCGCTGATCGCCTTCGCCTCGGCCGCGGGCCCGCTGCTCGTCGCCGCCGGCTGGATGCTCGGCGGCGCCGACGGCCCCCTGGAGCGCCGCGACCCCTCCCAGGTGCCCGCCTTCGTCGCCGAGGACTCCACCACCGCCGACCGGGCCCGCACCCTCATCCTCGACAGCGACTCCACCGCGCGCGTGCGCTACAGCCTCGTCCGCGGCTCCGGCGCCCGCATGGGAGACGCCGAACTCGCCGCCGCCGACGGGCGGAACGCCAGACTCGACAAGATCGTCGCCAACCTCGTCGCCGGCTCCGGCGCCGACCAGGCCGGCCAGCTCGGCGGCTTCGCCGTGCGCTACGTCCTCGTCCACAAGGGCGCGCCCCGCGACATCACCCGCGTCCTGGACGCCACCCCCGGCCTCAGCCGGCTCAGCCAGCAGCGCGGCGGCGCCCTGTGGCGCGTCGACCAGCAGGTGTCCCGCGCGACCATCGTGCCCGCCGGCGGCTCCGGCACCGCCCGGTCCGTCGCGGCCGGGCCCGTCGCGATCCACACGACGATCCCGGCCGGCGCGAACGGCCGCGTCCTGCGGCTCGCCGACAGCGCCGCCCCCGGCTGGACCGCCACCCTCGACGGCAAGCCCCTGCCCCGCACCACCGTCGACGGCTGGGCCCAGGGCTTCGAACTGCCCGCGAACGGCGGCACCCTGGACATCTCCTACGACGACCCGATCGGCCACACCGCCTGGCTGTGGGCGCAAGGCGCGCTCGCCGTCGTCCTCGTCGTCCTCGCCCTGCCCGGCCGGCGCCGCGACATCGACGACGACCTGCCCGAGGAGCAGCCGCTGCCCGCCCAGGCGACCGAGGGCGAGGGCCGCCGCGCCCGCCGTCTGCGCGCCCAGGCCGAGGAGACGGCCGTGCCGGAGCAGCCCACGGAGGCGCCCGAGGGCGGCCCCGCCCCCGCCGAGCAGGAGGCCCCGGCCGCCGCCGTCCCGCAGCAACAGCAGTACGGCGACTGGGACACGAGCGGCTACTACGACAGGTACGGCACCGGCCAGTACCCGGCCGCGGGCCAGTACGAGAACAGCGGCCAGTACGAGAACACCGGCCGCTACGAGAACACCGGCCAGTACCAGGACGCCGGGCAGTACCAGCCCCAGGGCGGCTACGACCAGCAGGCGTACCAGGCCGATCCCTACCAGGCCGACCCGTACCAGGCGGGCTCCTACGACCCGTACGCCTACGGCGGCACGGCCGGGCAGCCGCCGTACGGCCCCGCGGCCTACCAGCAGGGCTACGACCCGGAGTACGACCCCGCCCAGCACCCCCACGGCACCGGCCAGCGCCCCGACGGGAGCCAGCAGTGA
- a CDS encoding DUF5719 family protein has translation MNRTTLSLIAGTAALAAVTAFAALDPPAASGAAPAAAARLPVERTSLLCPAPSISDIAETAYTSFTPDTLGTDSSGKAELQAAAEQSADGTGNSRKDKGGKGKADKPVLAPKKPGTPATGDSSGSDAPALLGTADGKFAPGWTVQETTEVAAGTGRGLLGVNCTEPDTEFWFPGASTSADRTDYVHLTNPDDSAAVVDIELYGKDGAIKSPVAEGLTVQPHSSEPVLLSTLTDEKQTDLTVHVSVRSGRVGASVQALDDKGGGDWLAAAADPSPDLVLPGIPKDATDVRLIAFTPGDADADLKVRLASSDGLLTPAGNETLHVKSGMTTAVDLHDLTRGEPGSLVLAPTDQDVPVVAALRVVRGKGAKQETAYIPATAPVGARATVADNSAKGSTLSLTAPTGTARVKVTASAGSEGGTPVSRTYTIKPGTTQNIDAPSPASLKGTYALTVEPLTATPVYGARTLSATEEGVPGFTIQTLPSDRGTVAVPKAEEDLSVLQK, from the coding sequence GTGAACCGCACGACCCTGTCCCTGATCGCCGGCACCGCCGCGCTGGCCGCCGTCACCGCGTTCGCCGCGCTCGACCCGCCCGCCGCGTCCGGCGCGGCCCCCGCGGCGGCCGCCCGGCTCCCCGTGGAACGCACCAGCCTGCTCTGCCCGGCGCCCAGCATCTCCGACATCGCCGAGACCGCGTACACCTCGTTCACGCCCGACACCTTGGGCACGGACAGCAGCGGCAAGGCCGAACTCCAGGCCGCCGCCGAGCAGTCCGCGGACGGCACGGGCAACTCCCGGAAGGACAAGGGCGGCAAGGGGAAGGCGGACAAGCCGGTCCTCGCTCCGAAGAAGCCCGGCACCCCGGCCACCGGTGACAGCTCCGGCTCCGACGCGCCCGCGCTCCTCGGCACCGCCGACGGGAAGTTCGCGCCCGGCTGGACCGTCCAGGAGACCACCGAGGTCGCCGCCGGCACCGGCCGCGGCCTCCTCGGCGTCAACTGCACCGAGCCGGACACCGAGTTCTGGTTCCCCGGCGCCAGCACCTCGGCCGACCGCACCGACTACGTGCACCTCACCAACCCCGACGACTCCGCCGCCGTCGTCGACATCGAGCTGTACGGCAAGGACGGCGCGATCAAGTCCCCGGTGGCGGAGGGCCTCACCGTCCAGCCGCACAGCAGCGAGCCGGTCCTGCTCTCCACGCTCACCGACGAGAAGCAGACCGACCTCACCGTGCACGTGAGCGTGCGCAGCGGGCGCGTCGGCGCGTCCGTGCAGGCCCTGGACGACAAGGGCGGCGGCGACTGGCTGGCCGCCGCGGCGGACCCGTCCCCCGACCTGGTGCTGCCCGGCATCCCCAAGGACGCCACCGACGTCCGGCTGATCGCCTTCACGCCCGGCGACGCCGACGCCGACCTGAAGGTCCGCCTCGCCTCGTCCGACGGCCTGCTCACCCCGGCGGGCAACGAGACCCTGCACGTCAAGTCCGGTATGACAACAGCGGTCGACCTCCACGACCTCACCCGCGGCGAACCGGGCTCCCTGGTGCTCGCCCCGACCGACCAGGACGTGCCGGTGGTGGCCGCGCTGCGCGTCGTCCGGGGCAAGGGCGCCAAGCAGGAGACCGCCTACATCCCCGCCACCGCGCCCGTCGGCGCCCGCGCCACGGTGGCCGACAACAGCGCCAAGGGCTCGACCCTGTCGCTGACGGCCCCCACCGGCACGGCCCGGGTCAAGGTGACGGCGTCGGCGGGCAGCGAGGGCGGCACACCGGTCAGCAGGACGTACACGATCAAACCCGGTACCACGCAGAACATCGACGCCCCGTCCCCGGCCTCTCTCAAGGGCACCTACGCCCTCACCGTGGAACCTCTGACAGCGACTCCCGTCTACGGCGCCCGCACCCTGTCGGCGACGGAGGAGGGCGTGCCGGGCTTCACCATCCAGACCCTGCCCAGCGACCGGGGGACGGTCGCGGTGCCGAAGGCGGAGGAGGATCTCTCGGTGCTGCAGAAGTAG
- a CDS encoding metallopeptidase family protein: MDNRVPPPPAGPGPRRRDRHGRGMRGPIAPPQVPLAASRAEVFADLVQDSVERLERHWPQLADIDFVVLEVPRPAGRGSETWSDEAVPLGGVVPAREGRRARVVVYRRPVEIRTKGRDERAALVHEVVVEQVAELLGLTPETVDPRYGED; this comes from the coding sequence ATGGACAACCGTGTACCGCCCCCTCCCGCCGGCCCGGGGCCCCGCCGCCGTGATCGCCACGGGCGGGGCATGCGGGGGCCGATCGCGCCGCCGCAGGTGCCGCTGGCGGCCAGCAGGGCCGAGGTGTTCGCCGACCTGGTCCAGGACTCCGTGGAGCGCCTGGAACGTCACTGGCCGCAGCTCGCCGACATCGATTTCGTGGTGCTGGAGGTGCCCCGGCCGGCCGGCCGGGGGTCGGAGACCTGGAGCGACGAGGCCGTGCCGCTCGGCGGGGTGGTGCCCGCGCGGGAGGGCCGGCGGGCGCGGGTGGTCGTGTACCGGCGGCCGGTGGAGATCCGGACCAAGGGGCGGGACGAGCGGGCCGCGTTGGTGCACGAGGTCGTCGTGGAGCAGGTCGCCGAGCTGCTGGGGCTCACTCCGGAGACCGTGGACCCGCGCTACGGCGAGGACTGA
- a CDS encoding DUF3499 domain-containing protein: protein MESRRGPLKSAVPSNVVSPVRRCSRTACGRPAVATLTYVYADSTAVLGPLATYAEPHCYDLCADHSERLTAPRGWEVVRLLDGSAPARPTGDDLEALANAVREAARPQERVAEAGGGGRGADPMEVARRGHLRVLRSPDN, encoded by the coding sequence GTGGAGAGTCGTCGCGGCCCGCTCAAGAGTGCGGTACCGTCCAACGTCGTGAGCCCTGTACGTCGCTGTTCGCGCACCGCCTGCGGCCGACCCGCCGTCGCGACGCTGACGTACGTCTACGCCGACTCGACCGCGGTCCTCGGCCCGCTCGCCACCTACGCCGAACCCCACTGCTACGACCTGTGCGCCGATCATTCCGAGCGCCTCACCGCCCCCCGCGGCTGGGAAGTCGTACGGCTCCTCGACGGCTCGGCGCCGGCCCGGCCCACCGGCGACGACCTGGAGGCGCTCGCCAACGCCGTGCGCGAGGCGGCCCGCCCCCAGGAGCGGGTGGCCGAGGCGGGCGGCGGCGGACGCGGCGCGGACCCCATGGAGGTGGCCCGCCGCGGCCACCTGCGCGTCCTGCGCTCCCCGGACAACTGA
- a CDS encoding phosphomannomutase/phosphoglucomutase, translating to MAADLSQIVKAYDVRGVVPDQWDESLAALFGAAFAQVTGAAAIVVGHDMRPSSPGLTRAFARGAAERGVDVTEIGLCSTDQLYYASGALNLPGAMFTASHNPARYNGIKMCRAGAAPVGQDTGLAEIRELVEGWLESGAPEPAAEPGTLTTRETLNDYAEHLRSLVDLTSVRPLKVVVDAGNGMGGHTVPTVFVGLPLTLVPMYFELDGTFPNHEANPLDPANLVDLQKRVPAVGADLGIAFDGDADRCFVVDEHGDPVSPSAITALVAARELARNGGSGTVIHNLITSRTVPEVVRENGGTPARTRVGHSFIKAEMARTGAIFGGEHSAHYYFKDFWNADTGMLAALHVLAALGGQDGPLSALVAQYDRYAGSGEINSTVADQASRLAAIRAAYENRADVTLDDLDGLTVSAPDWWFNVRPSNTEPLLRLNAEAKDEATMTKIRDEALTIIRS from the coding sequence GTGGCTGCAGATCTGTCGCAGATCGTGAAGGCGTACGACGTGCGCGGAGTGGTCCCGGACCAGTGGGACGAGTCACTGGCCGCACTCTTCGGAGCCGCCTTCGCGCAGGTGACCGGAGCGGCGGCGATCGTCGTCGGCCACGACATGCGGCCCTCCTCGCCCGGCCTGACCCGCGCCTTCGCGCGCGGCGCGGCGGAGCGGGGCGTCGACGTCACCGAGATCGGCCTCTGCTCGACCGACCAGCTCTACTACGCGTCGGGCGCGCTGAACCTCCCGGGCGCCATGTTCACCGCCTCCCACAACCCCGCCCGGTACAACGGCATCAAGATGTGCCGCGCCGGCGCGGCCCCCGTCGGCCAGGACACCGGCCTCGCCGAGATCCGCGAACTGGTCGAGGGCTGGCTGGAGTCGGGCGCCCCCGAGCCGGCCGCGGAACCCGGAACGCTCACCACCCGCGAGACGTTGAACGACTACGCGGAGCACCTCCGCTCCCTCGTCGACCTGACGTCCGTCCGCCCCCTGAAGGTCGTGGTCGACGCGGGCAACGGCATGGGCGGCCACACGGTGCCCACGGTCTTCGTCGGCCTGCCCCTGACCCTCGTCCCGATGTACTTCGAACTGGACGGCACCTTCCCCAACCACGAGGCCAACCCGCTGGACCCGGCCAACCTCGTCGACCTGCAGAAGCGGGTTCCGGCGGTGGGCGCCGACCTGGGCATCGCCTTCGACGGCGACGCCGACCGCTGCTTCGTCGTCGACGAGCACGGCGACCCGGTGTCCCCGTCCGCGATCACCGCGCTCGTGGCCGCGCGCGAACTGGCCCGCAACGGCGGCTCCGGCACGGTCATCCACAACCTGATCACCTCGCGCACCGTCCCCGAGGTCGTCAGGGAGAACGGCGGCACCCCGGCCCGCACCCGCGTCGGCCACTCGTTCATCAAGGCCGAGATGGCCCGCACCGGCGCGATCTTCGGCGGCGAGCACTCCGCCCACTACTACTTCAAGGACTTCTGGAACGCCGACACGGGCATGCTGGCCGCCCTCCACGTCCTCGCGGCCCTCGGCGGCCAGGACGGCCCCCTGTCCGCCCTCGTCGCCCAGTACGACCGCTACGCCGGCTCCGGCGAGATCAACTCCACCGTCGCCGACCAGGCGTCCCGCCTCGCCGCGATCCGCGCGGCCTACGAGAACCGCGCCGACGTCACCCTGGACGACCTGGACGGCCTCACCGTCTCCGCCCCCGACTGGTGGTTCAACGTCCGCCCCTCCAACACCGAGCCCCTCCTCCGCCTCAACGCGGAAGCCAAGGACGAGGCCACAATGACCAAGATCCGAGACGAAGCCCTCACGATCATCAGATCCTGA
- a CDS encoding Trm112 family protein: MPLEAGLLEILACPACHAPLKEQDTELICTAQDCGLAYPVRDGIPVLLVDEARRPA, encoded by the coding sequence ATGCCGCTCGAAGCCGGCCTCCTGGAGATCCTGGCCTGCCCGGCCTGCCACGCCCCCCTGAAGGAGCAGGACACGGAGCTGATCTGCACCGCCCAGGACTGCGGCCTGGCATACCCCGTCCGCGACGGCATCCCCGTCCTCCTCGTCGACGAGGCCCGCCGCCCCGCGTAA
- a CDS encoding SIS domain-containing protein: MLDESLLDTPDDLAEADRRGLLRGAAEAGARVRTAARHATEAGVGSLKPDGRPRAVLIAGPGAAATHTADLLGTLAGPGSPVTRLAPTGVAPAAGALRWELPGWAGSVDLLLIATPDGTEPSLGLLAEQAYRRGCSVAAVAPAGTPLAEAVAGAHGLFVPMATAPYDHEEPLAASSPGVFWALLTPLLALLDRIGLLTAPPEALERVADRLDHIAEGCGPAIATYSNAAKTLAAELADALPLVWTEGASAGPAGRRFADALAELAGRPAVVAELPEALAAHGALLAGHLAASADPDDFFRDRVEEAPALHARVVLLRDRPISGLTAASAARELALSHDTPVSELEPEEGGELETLAELIAVTDFAAVYLALASRA, translated from the coding sequence ATGCTCGACGAATCGCTGCTCGACACCCCGGACGACCTCGCCGAGGCCGACCGCCGAGGTCTCCTGCGAGGCGCCGCGGAGGCCGGCGCCCGCGTCCGCACCGCCGCCCGGCACGCCACCGAGGCCGGCGTCGGCAGCCTGAAGCCCGACGGCCGCCCCCGCGCCGTCCTGATCGCCGGCCCCGGCGCCGCCGCCACCCACACCGCCGACCTCCTCGGCACCCTCGCCGGCCCCGGCAGCCCCGTCACCCGTCTGGCCCCCACCGGCGTCGCCCCGGCCGCGGGCGCCCTGCGCTGGGAACTCCCCGGCTGGGCCGGCTCCGTCGACCTCCTCCTGATCGCCACCCCCGACGGCACCGAACCCAGCCTCGGCCTGCTCGCCGAGCAGGCCTACCGCCGCGGCTGCTCCGTCGCCGCCGTGGCCCCGGCCGGCACCCCGCTCGCCGAGGCCGTCGCCGGCGCGCACGGACTCTTCGTACCGATGGCGACGGCGCCGTACGACCACGAGGAGCCCCTCGCCGCCTCCTCACCCGGAGTCTTCTGGGCCCTGCTCACCCCGCTCCTCGCCCTCCTCGACCGCATCGGCCTGCTCACTGCTCCGCCCGAGGCGCTGGAGAGGGTCGCCGACCGCCTGGACCACATCGCCGAGGGCTGCGGCCCCGCGATCGCGACGTACAGCAACGCGGCCAAGACCCTCGCCGCCGAACTCGCCGACGCGCTCCCCCTCGTGTGGACCGAAGGCGCCTCGGCCGGCCCCGCCGGCCGCCGGTTCGCCGACGCCCTCGCCGAACTCGCCGGCCGCCCCGCCGTCGTCGCCGAACTCCCCGAAGCCCTCGCCGCGCACGGCGCCCTGCTCGCCGGCCACCTGGCCGCCAGCGCCGACCCCGACGACTTCTTCCGCGACCGCGTGGAGGAGGCGCCGGCGCTGCACGCGCGCGTGGTGCTGCTGCGCGACCGCCCGATCAGCGGCCTCACCGCCGCCTCCGCCGCCCGCGAACTGGCCCTCAGCCACGACACACCGGTCAGCGAACTCGAACCGGAGGAGGGCGGCGAACTGGAGACCCTCGCCGAACTGATCGCCGTCACCGATTTCGCCGCCGTTTACCTGGCGCTCGCCTCAAGGGCCTGA
- the manA gene encoding mannose-6-phosphate isomerase, class I: MDRLDNTVRPYAWGSPTAIPQLLGVEPTGEPQAEMWLGAHPGAPSRTARGTLVEVIEADPERELGAAAVAKFGPHLPFLFKILAAGAPLSLQVHPDLEQAKEGYAEEERRGIPVDAPHRNYKDVNHKPELICALTEFDGLCGFRDPLATAALLDGLGVASLKPYADLLHAHPEEAALREVLTAVLTADSAEMARTVTETTAACARLGGDYAPYADLAHHYPGDPGVIAAMLLNHVRLQPGEALFLGAGIPHAYLTGLGVEIMANSDNVLRCGLTPKHVDVPELLRVVRFEASDPGVLRPEASPDGEEVYETPIDEFRLSRYVLPAGGTTHDVTLDTPQILLCTAGAVRAGEHDLTPGRSVFVPAGEKAEVSGEGTVFRATVIV; the protein is encoded by the coding sequence ATGGACCGCCTCGACAACACCGTCCGCCCCTACGCCTGGGGTTCCCCCACCGCCATCCCGCAGCTCCTCGGCGTCGAGCCGACCGGCGAACCGCAGGCGGAGATGTGGCTGGGCGCGCACCCGGGCGCACCCTCCCGCACCGCGCGCGGGACGCTCGTCGAGGTCATCGAAGCCGATCCCGAGCGCGAACTCGGCGCGGCCGCGGTCGCGAAGTTCGGCCCGCACCTGCCGTTCCTGTTCAAGATCCTCGCCGCCGGCGCCCCCCTCTCCCTCCAGGTGCATCCCGACCTGGAACAGGCCAAGGAGGGCTACGCCGAGGAGGAGCGGCGCGGCATCCCCGTGGACGCACCGCACCGCAACTACAAGGACGTCAACCACAAACCCGAACTGATCTGCGCCCTCACCGAGTTCGACGGCCTGTGCGGCTTCCGCGACCCGCTGGCGACGGCCGCCCTGCTCGACGGACTCGGCGTGGCCTCCCTCAAGCCGTACGCCGACCTGCTGCACGCGCACCCCGAGGAGGCGGCCCTGCGGGAGGTCCTCACCGCCGTCCTCACCGCCGACTCCGCCGAGATGGCCCGAACGGTCACCGAGACCACCGCCGCCTGTGCGCGCCTCGGCGGCGACTACGCCCCGTACGCAGACCTGGCCCACCACTACCCGGGCGACCCCGGCGTCATCGCGGCCATGCTCCTCAACCATGTCCGCCTCCAGCCCGGCGAGGCCCTCTTCCTCGGCGCCGGCATCCCGCACGCCTACCTCACCGGACTCGGCGTCGAGATCATGGCCAACTCCGACAACGTCCTACGCTGCGGCCTGACCCCCAAGCACGTCGACGTGCCCGAACTCCTGCGCGTCGTCCGCTTCGAGGCGAGCGACCCGGGCGTGCTGCGCCCGGAGGCCTCCCCGGACGGGGAGGAGGTCTACGAGACGCCGATCGACGAGTTCCGGCTCTCCCGGTACGTCCTCCCCGCGGGCGGCACCACCCACGACGTCACCCTGGACACCCCACAGATCCTGCTCTGCACCGCCGGTGCCGTCCGGGCCGGCGAACACGACCTGACGCCGGGCCGGTCGGTGTTCGTCCCCGCCGGTGAGAAGGCCGAGGTGTCGGGCGAGGGCACGGTCTTCCGCGCCACTGTGATCGTATGA